A single window of Engraulis encrasicolus isolate BLACKSEA-1 chromosome 20, IST_EnEncr_1.0, whole genome shotgun sequence DNA harbors:
- the LOC134436308 gene encoding tubulin beta chain gives MREIVHIQAGQCGNQIGAKFWEVISDEHGIDPTGTYHGDSDLQLDRISVYYNEATGGKYVPRAILVDLEPGTMDSVRSGPFGQIFRPDNFVFGQSGAGNNWAKGHYTEGAELVDSVLDVVRKEAESCDCLQGFQLTHSLGGGTGSGMGTLLISKIREEYPDRIMNTFSVVPSPKVSDTVVEPYNATLSVHQLVENTDETYCIDNEALYDICFRTLKLTTPTYGDLNHLVSATMSGVTTCLRFPGQLNADLRKLAVNMVPFPRLHFFMPGFAPLTSRGSQQYRALTVPELTQQVFDAKNMMAACDPRHGRYLTVAAVFRGRMSMKEVDEQMLNVQNKNSSYFVEWIPNNVKTAVCDIPPRGLKMAVTFIGNSTAIQELFKRISEQFTAMFRRKAFLHWYTGEGMDEMEFTEAESNMNDLVSEYQQYQDATAEEEGEFEEEVEED, from the exons ATGAGGGAGATTGTGCACATTCAGGCTGGACAGTGCGGCAACCAGATTGGAGCCAAG ttctgGGAGGTGATCAGTGATGAGCATGGCATCGACCCGACGGGAACCTACCACGGTGACAGTGACCTGCAGCTGGACCGCATCAGCGTCTACTACAATGAAGCCACAG GTGGAAAGTACGTGCCCAGAGCCATCCTGGTGGACCTGGAACCAGGTACCATGGACTCCGTCAGGTCCGGACCCTTCGGACAGATCTTCAGACCCGACAACTTTGTCTTTG gtcagaGCGGGGCCGGAAATAACTGGGCCAAGGGCCACTACACGGAGGGGGCGGAGCTGGTCGACTCGGTGCTGGATGTGGTGAGGAAGGAGGCAGAGAGCTGCGACTGCCTGCAGGGCTTCCAGCTGACCCACTCCCTGGGTGGCGGCACCGGCTCGGGCATGGGCACCCTGCTCATCAGCAAGATCCGTGAGGAGTACCCCGACCGCATCATGAACACCTTCAGCGTGGTGCCCTCTCCCAAGGTGTCCGACACGGTGGTGGAGCCCTACAACGCCACCCTCTCCGTGCATCAGCTTGTGGAAAACACAGACGAGACATACTGCATCGACAACGAG GCACTGTACGACATCTGCTTCCGCACGCTGAAGCTGACCACGCCCACGTACGGCGACCTCAACCACCTGGTGTCGGCCACCATGAGCGGCGTCACCACCTGCCTCCGCTTCCCCGGGCAGCTCAACGCCGACCTCCGCAAGCTGGCCGTCAACATGGTGCCCTTCCCCCGCCTGCACTTCTTCATGCCCGGCTTTGCTCCCCTGACCAGCAGGGGGAGCCAGCAGTACCGTGCCCTCACCGTGCCCGAGCTGACCCAGCAGGTGTTTGACGCCAAGAACATGATGGCTGCCTGCGACCCCCGCCACGGACGCTACCTGACTGTGGCCGCCGTCTTCCGTGGTCGCATGTCCATGAAGGAGGTGGACGAGCAGATGCTGAATGTCCAGAACAAGAACAGCAGCTACTTCGTGGAATGGATCCCCAACAACGTGAAGACGGCCGTCTGCGACATCCCGCCCAGGGGGCTCAAGATGGCCGTCACCTTCATCGGCAACAGCACGGCCATCCAGGAGCTGTTCAAGCGCATCTCTGAGCAGTTCACCGCCATGTTCCGGCGCAAAGCCTTCCTCCATTGGTACACCGGTGAGGGCATGGACGAAATGGAGTTCACCGAGGCCGAGAGCAACATGAACGACCTGGTGTCCGAGTACCAGCAGTACCAAGACGCCAcggcggaggaggagggcgagttcgaggaggaggtggaggaggattag